The nucleotide window GAGTGGAGGAATAAAATGAAAAAGGTAAGAGAGCCAAACTCAAAATATGTCAAGGTAAGGTGCCCAAAGTGCAAGAATGAGCAGATAATATTCGGAAAATCCACAACTGAAATAAAGTGCCTTGTGTGCGGAAAGGTAATTGCGCAGCCTACAGGCGGAAAGACAAGGATAAAGTCAAGGATTCTTGAAGTTCTCGAATAAGCAGGTGGGATAAGTCATGCTTTACAGAAAAGAAGGGCTCCCGGAAGAGGGGCAGATTGTCATATGCACTGTTACAAAGATACAGTTCCACTCTGTCTTTGTGCGCCTGGATGAGTATGACAAGGAAGGCATGATACACATTTCTGAGATAGCAGCAGGAAGAATAAGGAACATGCGGGATTATGTCCGCGAGGACAAGCTTGTTGTTTGCAAAGTGCTGCGGGTTGAGCGCGAGAAAGAAAGCATCGACCTTTCCCTAAGAAGGGTTACTGAAAAGGAAAAAAGGGAAAAGACAGAATGGATGAAGAAGGAGCAGCTCTCAGAAAAGATAATAGAGAACATTGCTTTCCTTGCAAAGTCAGACTACAGGCAGATGTATGACAATGTAACAAGCGCAGTGTTCAGGAAATACGAGGACTTAAGCTCATGCTTTGAAAAGATTGCAGCAGGGGAAGAATCCCTTGAAAAATTAGGCGTTGAAAAGAAGACAGCCGAGGCAATCACAAAGCTCATAATCCAGAGGATAAAGCACGAATTTGTAAGCATAAAGGGCGAATTGAAGCTCATCAGCTACGAGCCAGACGGGGTTGAGATTGTAAAAGAGGCAATAGGAACCGGCTTGGGAATAAACAAGAACCCTAAAATCACAATAGACATAAAATATGCGGGAGCAGGAAGCTACTCTGTAAAGGTCACTGCAACTGATTACAAGAGCGCTGAAAAAGCCCTGGACAATATGGTTTCTGAGATAACTGATTTTATGAAAGAGAAGGACAGCGAAGCTGAATTTAAAAGGGAAGAGTAAAGGAATCAAAATGCGGCACATTCTTATCTGCCCGAAATGCAGGAAATACACCATCTCTGAAAAATGCGCAGTTTGTAATGAGACTGCCATTCCCAACAAGCCAGCAAAATACAGCCCCGAAGACAAATACGCATCCTACAGAAGGCAGGTGAAAAAGCCTGAAATCGTAAAAAAAGGGCTGCTTTAGGGATTCATTCTTTTACTCATCGATAGTTTTTTATATTTAAGAAAAAGAAATATAGAACTGTCAAAGCTCATAAATCCAATGAGGAATCAAGAGGAAAAAATGGAAAATAAAAAAGAAGAAAAGAGCATAAAAACTTCTGTTCACAATCAAACGGAAAATGAGGAGGCTGAAGAGGACTCCATATTCTGGGCAGACAAGCTTGCTGAAAAGATAATTGCAAGAAGGAAATTTTTCTATTCAGACCGGGAGTTCCCAAAAAGGAGTGAGTTTGTAGTAAAGACATCAGCATCAATATCAGGAGTTCTTCACATTGGAAGGCTGAGCGACACAATAAGGGGCGACTCAGTATACCGCGCATTGAAGGATTCCAAAGTCAAAGCAAGGTTCATCTGGGTTGCAGAGGACATGGACCCATTGAGAAAGGTTCCGAAAGGAGTTCCTGAGGATTATGTGAAATACATTGGAATGCCTATAACATCAGTCCCGGACCCTGACGGGTGCCATAAGAGCTATGCAGAGCACCACAAGTCAGAATACATGAAAGTCATAAAGCAGTTTGTCCATGAGGACATGGAAATATACTCAATGCAGGAAGAGTATGACAGGGGAAGCTTCAAGCCATACATCAAAAAGGCGATGGAAAACATAGACCGGATAAAAGAGATAGCGGGGAAATACAGGACAACTCCCCTCCAAAAAGGCTGGAGCCCGTGGGTTCCAATATGCCAGAAGTGCGGAAAAATCTCAACAACAAAAATAACTGAAGTGAAAGACGGGCTTGTGCATTACGAATGCTCTGACTATGATTTTGAAACCCAAAAGGCAGTCGGCTGCGGATACAAGGGAGTTGCAGACCCATTGAAAGACAAGGGAAAACTCATGTGGAAAAGCGAGTGGGCTGCACAATGGGCAAGGTGGAACATCTGCACAGAAGGGGCAGGGAAGGAATACCAGGTGCCCCTTTCTGCATTCTGGACAAACGGGGAAATCACAGAGAATGTGTTTGACTTCCCGATGCCTGACCCTATATTCTACGAGCACCTTATGATAGATGGAACAAAAATGTCTGCGTCATTAGGAAACATTGTCTATCCAAGGGACTGGCTTGAGGTTGCAACGCCTGAGCTTCTCAGATACTTCTACAACAAGCGCCTTATGAAGACAAGGAGCTTCTCCTGGAAGGACCTTCCCCAGATGTATGATGAGTTTGACCAGCTTGAAAGGGTGCATTCAGGAATTGAAAAGCCTGAAAATGAGAAAGATGAAAAGCACCTAAAGCGCCTGTATGAGATAAGCGTGAAAAAGGAGGAAAACCCCCTCTCAATGAGCTTCTCCCACGCATCTGTGCTTGCGCAGATTTTCCAGGAAAAGGAGGGGATAATCGCAAGCCTGAGAAAAACAGGGCAGTACAGGAAAGAGCAGGAAGAGAGGATAATGCAGAGGATTGAGAAAGCCAAATACTGGGTTACACACTACGCTCCTGAAGAGAGCAGATTCACAGTTCAGGAAAGGGTAAACCCTGAGATAAAACTTTCTCCAGAGCAGAAGCACTCATTGAAAGCAGTTGCAAAAATACTTTCTGAAAATCACGGGAGCGAGAAGGAATTCTCAGAAAAGATGTATAACGCAGTAAAAGCGACTGGGCTACAGACAAAAGAATTCTTCAGGGCAGGTTATCTTGTGCTTCTCAACAGGGAGCGGGGACCAAGACTTGCACCATTCCTCCTGGCATTAGGAGAAAGGGCAGCAAAGCTGTTTGAGGAAGCAAGCAATCAGAGTGCCTGAAAAACCGTATTTTTCTGAAAATCTTCCGGATTTTACAGATTAAAGCTTATAAAAATAATCATCTCTATATTCTATCATGGAAGGATTAAGCGAAAGCGAACTTGAAAGCATAATAAGCAGGGCAAAAACGCACATAAGCGAAGCTGAAAGGATAAGTGAGATACAGAAAAGAAGGCAGGAGAATAAAAAGCAAAGGAAAAAGGGAAACAATTCAATAGGCAGGTTTCTCGTTTTAACTGCTGCAGTGTCTGCAATATTCGGATTCGCAAATTCAGGCAATAAATCATTTAACACTGACATCACCAGGCAGAATAACACAGCAATTATTGAGCAGCAGTACACAGCTGAATTTGACGCTGAATTAAAATGGATTGAAGATTCAATATACTATGGAAATTATTCTGTGGCAGACCAATTTGCAGACCCCCTTCAGGAGAAGATTGAAAATTCTGATTTCAGCAAAAAGAACATCTATCTTGAAAAAATAATAAAATATCAGAATGATTACATTCATCCTGGGCTGAACGGAGAATCACCTGATAATCTGCTGGGAATAAAAAGCGAGTATAGCAAGGCAGAAGATGAAAAAGATGATGAAAGGGTAGAAGCAGAAAAGAAAGAGGCAGAGAGGATAGCAACTGAAAAGCGTGAAGCAGAAAGAGTGGCTGCTGAAAAAAAAGAGGCAGAAAGAAGCGCAGCAGAGAAAAAAGAAGCAGCGAGAATAGCTACTGAAAAAATAGCAGCTCTTGCAAAAACACAGAATAAGACAAACTTTGAGAATGACTTGAGGGCAAGGTTTGATGATGTTTTCAGGATAGACAGCCAAAGCCTGCAGCAGTATATACCAAGCATGTATAAAAGATTTGCAAGCAAGACGGAATGGACACAGCTCTATGTTATGCTCAGGGCAGTTAATTCGCTTACATCCAAGCAGGCGGATTCGCTTGCCACATTAGTCGACGGGAATCTCTCAAACGGGGAATTAAGCGACAATCCCAAGTTTTACATGACAATAGACAAATTTGCTATTTACACTGAATTAAAAAGCTCATACGGAAACTACTTTGTAAAGCTCTTTTTAGCAGGCACGAATGAATGGGGAGAATTTGACAACAAAAAAGGCGACACCGCATATAAATTCTTATTCGGCGGAAATTAGCTCCCTGAAAATCTTTCAGATTTTTCCAGTAAACCCTTATAAAAGCGTAAAACATCAGCTATTAAAAATAAGTAAAAGCAAAAAAGAGGATTAATGAGGTAAAAATGCCAAAGCATACAGAA belongs to Candidatus Woesearchaeota archaeon and includes:
- a CDS encoding ribosome biogenesis protein, with product MKMRHILICPKCRKYTISEKCAVCNETAIPNKPAKYSPEDKYASYRRQVKKPEIVKKGLL
- a CDS encoding 30S ribosomal protein S27e, which encodes MKKVREPNSKYVKVRCPKCKNEQIIFGKSTTEIKCLVCGKVIAQPTGGKTRIKSRILEVLE
- a CDS encoding S1 RNA-binding domain-containing protein, whose protein sequence is MLYRKEGLPEEGQIVICTVTKIQFHSVFVRLDEYDKEGMIHISEIAAGRIRNMRDYVREDKLVVCKVLRVEREKESIDLSLRRVTEKEKREKTEWMKKEQLSEKIIENIAFLAKSDYRQMYDNVTSAVFRKYEDLSSCFEKIAAGEESLEKLGVEKKTAEAITKLIIQRIKHEFVSIKGELKLISYEPDGVEIVKEAIGTGLGINKNPKITIDIKYAGAGSYSVKVTATDYKSAEKALDNMVSEITDFMKEKDSEAEFKREE
- the lysS gene encoding lysine--tRNA ligase, whose product is MENKKEEKSIKTSVHNQTENEEAEEDSIFWADKLAEKIIARRKFFYSDREFPKRSEFVVKTSASISGVLHIGRLSDTIRGDSVYRALKDSKVKARFIWVAEDMDPLRKVPKGVPEDYVKYIGMPITSVPDPDGCHKSYAEHHKSEYMKVIKQFVHEDMEIYSMQEEYDRGSFKPYIKKAMENIDRIKEIAGKYRTTPLQKGWSPWVPICQKCGKISTTKITEVKDGLVHYECSDYDFETQKAVGCGYKGVADPLKDKGKLMWKSEWAAQWARWNICTEGAGKEYQVPLSAFWTNGEITENVFDFPMPDPIFYEHLMIDGTKMSASLGNIVYPRDWLEVATPELLRYFYNKRLMKTRSFSWKDLPQMYDEFDQLERVHSGIEKPENEKDEKHLKRLYEISVKKEENPLSMSFSHASVLAQIFQEKEGIIASLRKTGQYRKEQEERIMQRIEKAKYWVTHYAPEESRFTVQERVNPEIKLSPEQKHSLKAVAKILSENHGSEKEFSEKMYNAVKATGLQTKEFFRAGYLVLLNRERGPRLAPFLLALGERAAKLFEEASNQSA